CTGGCAAATCTTACTGGAGTTAAAATAAACTTAAGATCAATACATAAAGCTGAGAATTCAGAAGAAACTGCTGGTCAAAATTACATTACAAATGATATACTAATAAAGACAAACAACTCACAAcatattaataagaatatcttaaataattctatgAGTGAACAAACAGATCTTATGGTAAATCATTGCGAAATTGAAGATCTTATGCAAGTTGAAAGTTATCTCCAACCATTAAGCCAAGAGGAATTCTCTATAGATAATGGCAAAGATATTCTTATTCaaagtaaattattattaccatttGATGAAGATAAGATTTCCGATACAGATATCCTTCTTGAAAAAAGTTCAAAGTCTCTTCATGTTAGAGATGAATACAACAGCTCATTAAAATTCTCCAAGTCATCAAATCATGTTGATATCGATTTAATCAAGAATGTTTTGAAGAATTCGATTCAGATTCTACAATCAGACGATTCCAATTCTTTgacattatttaatattataaatcaATCAGTaagttttttaaatagtaatttgTGGAATATACTTTCTGTATTTATTTCGCaaattgttattatatattaattcaaactTGACCactttcattcttttttatagagaaaattattacaacAAGATGGTTTAAACTCCGTTTCAActggaatattttttatttgtattttacATATTtgtaatgaaaataattattctcTAAACTTATCAGATCAAAACGCAAATTCTGACTCAcctattgaattaaattcagaaaattaTGTTCATATAATgcttaatttaaattcatccGTGGATTTACAGAAATAAGTTAATCATCCTCTTTTTCAACATTtctataaataaatattatacatatgataatatattaaacaatgttcaaataaatataaacaaaTCATTATAGAATTTATTACTCTGAATTATATCAATTAAACTAATGCttgatatttatattttattttatttttcttctgCCTATAAATTCCACGTgtataaatattgtaattTAATAGATATATAATGCTTAAATTTGTTTCATAATTCTTCCTTCTATTTGCTATTATTAAAACTGTAAtcgaaataaaaaaaaaaaatcacttatttttttttctaataataccAATGGACATAGAGAATTaacaattaaagaaaaaaaggtgtttataatatattatttcatgTTAAATTAGCATTTGCTgtaagaaagaaaaaaaaattgcatGAATAGGCGGTAACATAcatgtaatttttttttcctataaatatattttaatttaaattttttatttgatcaTCTTTATTAGCTATTAatgtaaattaaaaaagatacGTTTATGCTTTAATAGTTATAGTTCattgttaatatattacttaACTCATCAATAGTTTTAAAAGAGtcataatattataaatctCAACAAATCACTTTCTTCATTCCCCTCCCCATTTTccttttatatttaacataaataaaataatgtAAATGAGGTTATTTGGCGgtaaaattttaaaatatgtaatattttaatatagacgtaaataaatagtaataaagCAAGTTCAAGGgaaaattctgaaaatatttggataatctagaaagtaattttggaataaagTGTTAAAACTGTGCTTTGAAGaattgtaaatatatttatataaatacatatatatattttcttttttctttttttgtagGTTAAGAGTGGTTTAATGAGTAAAGTAGggaatttttaaaatgcTTAAGAAATTTTCAACTGAAAATATATCATCTCAGAATCAGGTAAAATCATCTGTACAAAGATCAATTAAAGCTAATATTCTTGCTTTATATCCTTTATTGGAGCAAGTTATTGATGATATTTTaccaaaaaaagaaaatattattttatctaAATGTTCTGGacattttcaatttattgTTTTAGATTCTATTCCATTATTCTTTCAACAAAGAGATGGTCCGTGGTTTCCAACTTTACGTCTTCTTCATAAATATCCCGATATGATGCCTACTATGCAAGTTGATAAAGGTGCAATTAAACATGTATTAAAAGGGTCTAATATAATGTGTCCAGGTTTAACTTCACCAGGAGGAAGAATGGAACAAGTTGAACAAAAACAAGTTGTTAAAATTGTTGGAGAAGGATGCCAAAATGCATGTGCTATTGGCATAACAACTATGAGTACTGATGAGATTagacaaataaataaaggaGTATGTATTGAAAAtgttcattatttaaatgatgGACTTTGGAATGTTCATAAATTTTAGTTCACTATTATAGTCTCCTACTTATTTTTGCTCCAagatatatttgatttcatactatttaatttatataaatttattatttctaattacaccttttaaatttgaattaaatatttaaattattattatttttattttctgaatttgTGGggtttaaattttaatttatttaaaattaaaaaaaaaaattcgtgtaattaaataaatacgTATTGAGGGGGCTCAAAATAGCaccaaaatattaataaactGTTAACTAAAATTctataaagaaaaaatggatCTTCAATAACTGAAATTAGAATTtctaaatcaaattaacGAAAATGAGTGGTTCCAAAGTATTGGAAAGTTTGAATAATCTCCAAACTGAAAATTCCCTCTCAtatataattgaaaatgacCAAGATTACGGAAgtaaattatcaaaattattatcttaCAATTCTACTGGTGTTCCTATGTTaggaataaataatattagatttaatgaaaaaacaGATGTGGAAATAACCAAAATTGGATCTTATATTCAAGactttatttcaaaatccAAAATAATAGATGGTTCTAAAGTGCAGTTTAATGCATGCAACAATATTGAAAGTATATTAGAATGTGAGGAACCTAAGAAATATAAAGATGATTTGGATAATAACAAAGTTACagaatttgatgaaaatgtACTAGCCataaagaatattgataaatatgaTCAGATTAGTAACAAAGTCATGGATGAAACTTCTTATCcagatgaaattaatgttattaataagaatgaaaatataaatataaatgaggaatataatgatgaattaactgaagaaaaagatcaagaattagaagaatGCTTACAAATTTTAGACACTATTCAGGTATCAAAAACAAATACAATGGAAGAACAAACTACAAGTAGAAGTTCTAATATGGCTTCAAATCCTTTAAATTTTtactttgaaaatatatatgaAAAGAGTCTTAAAACATTGTCTAATGCATTAGCTTTTGACCAATTCGACGCTGGCCTCCAAAGTAGAGAATTTCTAGATTTGAATCTGGACTATTCTTTCGAATCTAATAGTGCGAGTATGGAGAATCTGAATGGCAAGAATGTGGATTCAGCATTAGATGCAACTTATTTTTTGGACcctgaatttgaaataaaaccCAAATTTGAATCTGAACTCGAGCCTGAACCCGAGCTTGAACTTGAACTTGAACTTGAACCTAAGCCCGAGCCTGAACTTGAAATTGAGTCTGAGCCTGAGCCTGAGCCTGAGCCTGAGCCTGAGCCTGAGCCTGAACTTGAACCTGAGTTTAAACCTGAGCCTGAacttg
This is a stretch of genomic DNA from Cryptosporidium parvum Iowa II chromosome 3, whole genome shotgun sequence. It encodes these proteins:
- a CDS encoding Yer007c-ap/MCT-1 like PUA RNA binding domain containing protein; this encodes MLKKFSTENISSQNQVKSSVQRSIKANILALYPLLEQVIDDILPKKENIILSKCSGHFQFIVLDSIPLFFQQRDGPWFPTLRLLHKYPDMMPTMQVDKGAIKHVLKGSNIMCPGLTSPGGRMEQVEQKQVVKIVGEGCQNACAIGITTMSTDEIRQINKGVCIENVHYLNDGLWNVHKF